Within the Aeromicrobium sp. Root236 genome, the region TGCTGTGCGGCCTGACGCTGGTCGTCGTGGCGTCGGCGCTCCACCGGATGCACGTCTATCAGGACGCGTACGGGTTCACCGGCCTGCGGCTGCTCGTCGACGTGTTCGAGGGTTGGCTCGGCATCCTGGTGGTGGCGACCCTCGCCGGTGGCGTGGCGCTGCGGGCGGTGTGGCTGCCGCGCTTCGCCCTGTTCAGCGGGGTGGTGCTGCTGGTCGGCCTGGCCGCGATCAACCCCGATGCGTGGGTCGCGCGGCACAACATCGATCGCTACGAGACCAGCGGCAAGGTCGACTGGACGTACCTCCGATCGCTGTCCGACGACGCGCTCCCCGTCCTGGCGACGCTGCCCCCGGACCTCGTCGAGTGCGCGGTCTCGCTGGACGGTCGTACGCACGACGACTGGCTCGAGTGGAACCTCGGCCGCTCGCGGGCCCGCTCCGCGATCGCCGACCATGCCGGGGAGTGGCAGCAGGATCCGGCCTGCCCCGGCCAGACCAACAACTGAGACGGGGTGTGTGACAGCCGATAACCCTGAAAGGGCATGACGTATCGCCGATTGGCTGCTTTCATGGAGGTGGGAAGGAGCGCGGGCGGCACCCTGGCCAGCGACTGCCGGTCAAGGAAGCCCGTGATCTTTTCGGGGCGACCGAGCAGGGGACGGTATGACCCGGACACGCGATCCCGCCCACGCGTTGCTCCTCGGGGGACTGCGTTTCGAGAGCCGCGACACCGAACGGGCCTACCGGCGTTGGCGGATCGACACCGTGACGCCGTTCGTCCGGATCGGCTACATCGGTTCGGCGCCGAGCTGGATCCTGCTGCTGATCGCCATGATCTTCCTGGATCCCCATGCCGCCCACCGCGCCGCGGGTTGGGTCGTCGGCTGGATCCTCCTGCTCCTCGTGCTCACCTGGCTGACCGTGCCGCCCAGGCTGCGCCGTACGGTGATGCCGCTGGCCGCCGCTGCGAACTGCCTGGCCGGCTTCCTGGTCGTGTGGCTGACCTCGGAGGTCGCGCTCGCCGGCGAGGTGACCCAGACGCGGGCCGGGGTCATGATCGCGGGCCTGCTCGTCGTCATGTTCTTCGGCTACGGCATCTTCCGCATCCCGCCCGGGGTGGCCATGGCTGCCGTGACGCCGTATGCGGCGTTCGGCTCGTACCAACTGCTCCAGAACTACAACGACGGGGAGCTCAACGGCGTCGAGTCCGCGTCGCTGGCTGCTGCGGAGTGGATCGCCTATTTGGGATGCCTCATGGTCTGCGTCGTCATCGAGATCGTCGAGCGTCGGGCGTTCTGCAAGGACCAGATCATCGACGCACAGCAGCGGGAGCTGCGCCACAGCAGGGAGACCATCCGCCGCTACGTCCCGCGCCCCGTGTTCGAGCACATCGTCAGCGGGGACACCGTCGGCATCGACGTGCCCACCCGGCGACGGGTCACGGTGCTGTTCGCCGACCTGGTGGGGTTCACCGATCTCGCGGACCGGGTCGAGGCCGAGATCCTGACGCAGGTGGTCAACGACTACATGACCACCATGAGCCAGCTCGTCGACGAGCACGGCGGTCTGGTGAACGAGTTCGCGGGCGACGGCCTGATGGCCCTGTTCGGGGCGCCCGACGAGATGGACGTCGAGGAACAGGCGTCGAGCGCGGTGCTGGCGGCCCAGGCGATGCAGGACGGTCTCCCGGCCCTCAACGGGCAGTGGCGACGGCTCGGTGTCAGCGGGCCGATGCGGATGCGGATCGGCATCGACACCGGTGTCCTGAGCGTCGGCAGCTTCGGCTCCGAGGGGCGGATGACGTACACCGCGATCGGGCTGCACACCAACATCGCGGCCCGCCTCCAGGCGCAGTGCGAGCCGGGACGGATCCTGCTGAGCGACTACTGCTGGCACCTCGTCAAGGACCGCATCTCGTGCGAGCCGGTCGGCGAGGTCCAGTGCAAGGGCGTGCACTACCCGGTGCCGGTCTACTCCCCGTCAGGTGCGGGAGGCTGAGCCCAACAGGCGGGTGAGACGCCGAGGTTTCAGGCCAGGCAGCGGTGAGTCAGGTCGAACCGCAACCTCGCGGGTACGACCTGAGTCACCGCTCCCGCAGCAACATCAGGCGTACGAGACACCGGTGGCGTGCAGCGGGCAGTAGCCGAAGGGGTTCTTGACCAGGTACTGCTGGTGGTAGTCCTCGGCGTAGTAGTACGTCTCCAGAGGCAGGATCGACGTGGTGATCTCGCCGTAGCCGGCCTCCGTCATCCGTACCTGGTAGGCCTCGCGGGACGCCTCGGCCTGGGCCTGCTGCTCGGGGGTCGTGGTCAGGATCACCGAGCGGTACTGCGTGCCGCGGTCGTTGCCCTGGCGCATGCCCTGCGTCGGGTCGTGGTTCTCCCAGAACACCTTGAGCAGGTCCTCGTACGTCACCTTGGCCGGGTCGAAGATCACCCGTACGACCTCGGCGTGCCCCGTGCGACCCGTGCACACCTCTTCGTACGTGGGGTTCGGTGTGACGCCGCCGGCGTACCCGACGGACGTCGACCAGACGCCGGGAACCTCCCAGAACGTCTTCTCCTCGCCCCAGAAGCAACCGAGGCCGAACACCGCGACACCGAATCCTTCGGGTGCCTGGGTCTCGACGGGATTGCCGAGCGTGAGGTGCGTGCCGCCGACCTGGTAGGGACGGCCTTCACGGCCGGGGAGGGCGCTCTCGGCGCCGGGGAGCTCTGACTTGCTGCGGTTGAAGATCATGCGTTCCACCTCTCGTGTCGAGTCTACGGATTCACGCCCGCTCGAGGATTCGAGCGATCGTGACGAAGCCGTGACGCCGTGCATGCTCCAGGGGAGTCACGCCGGCGCGATCGGCGATCGACACGTCCGCACCGTGGTCGACCAATGACTCAACAATGCGCTGCCACGGTCTTGTTCCCTTGCCGAGGATCACGGCCTCGAGCAGGGCCGTCCAGCCCAGGTCGTTGACGTGGTCGACGGCGATGTCGGTGTGGTCCAGCACGTACGCCACGTAGTCCGCGTGGCCGCGTTCGCTCGCCGGTATGTGCGACAGCCCGCCGAACCGGTTGCGGATCGTGAGGTCCGGGTCCGCCGCCAGGACGACCTCGGCCATCGCGACGCTGCCGGTGACGCCGGTGACGAGCCACGGGGTGTCGTGACGATCGTCCAAGGCATCCGGATCGGCACCGGCGGCGATCAGCGCGCGAGCGGCCGCGACGCGATCGTGCGTCACAGCCAGCAGGAGCGGGGTGCGGTCCCGCGCATCGCGGACCTCGGTGTCCGCGCCTGCCTCGAGCAGCTGGCCGACCTCGGTGGCCCGGCCCTTCGTCACGGCCGACAGCAGGCGTCGGCCCTGCTCGGCTTTGGAGAGCGCAGCGTACGGATTGGGGGTGGGTGTCGGCGTCGAGATCGAGTGGGACGTGGCCGGGTGCGCGGGCTCCGGCGAGGGACGCGACGACGAGCACGCGGTCACCGCCAGCGCGACCACCACGGGCGCCGCGGCCAGGACCTTGTTCACGCCGGTTCAACTCCTCGGAGCGCCGCGAGGTTCCGCACGGCATGGCCTAGGCTCCTCCGCATGAGGTGTGGGTCGTGAGGGAGCGCTACCAGGTGCCGATCGGCATGGAGATCGCCACCCAGTGGGCCTGGCGCATCCTGGTGATCGCGTCGGCCGTGCTGCTGGGCGTGTTCTTCCTGCGCTACTTCTCCGAGATCACGGTGCCGATCGCCGTGGCGGTGCTCGTCACGGCGCTGACGGTCAGCGGTGTCGACTGGCTCGAGGCGCATCGCGTGCCACGCCTCGCCGCCACGTTCATCGTCGTCATCGCGCTGCTCGTCGCGTTCTTCGGCATGCTGACGCTCGTCGGCCAGCAGCTCGCGACCCAGGCGACCGACCTGCGCTCGAGCGTCGTCGACGGCATCTCCAAGATCCAGGACTGGGCCAAGACCGGCCCGCTCAAGCTCAGCGACGACCAGATCCAGACCTGGATCGACAACGCCAAGGAGTCGATCCAGTCGAGCGACACCTCGGTGATCACCCGCGTCAGCGAGGTGGGCACGACGCTGACCCACCTGTTCGCCGGGTTCTTCATCGCACTGTTCTCGACGTTCTTCTTCCTCTACGAGGGCAACCGCATCTGGAGCTGGGTCGTCGCGCTGTTCCCCCGCGCGGCGCGTGAACGGGTCAACTCGTCGGGTCACACCGCGTGGGCGTCGCTGACGGCGTTCGTACGCGCGACCGTCATCGTCGCGCTGACCGACGCGCTGGGCATCGCGTTCGGTGCGTGGGTGCTCGGGGTGCCGCTGACGTTCGCGATCGGCGTGCTGGTGTTCCTCGGTGCGTTCATCCCGATCATCGGTGCGCTGCTGTCGGGCATGGTCGCGGTCCTCGTGGCCCTCGTCGCGCAGGGGCCGTGGACGGCCCTGTTCATGCTCATCGTCGTGATCATCATCCAGCAGATCGAGTCGCACGTGCTCCAGCCGTTCCTCATGGGCCGGCTCGTGGCGGTGCACCCGCTCGCGATCATCTTCGCCATCGCGGCCGGCGTCGTCGTCGCAGGGATCGTCGGCGCGCTCATCGCGGTGCCGCTGGCGGCGTGCCTCAACGGCGTCGTGCGGCACCTCGCCACGGTCGCCGAGCAGTTCGACGACGAGCCACCCGACGACGGCGGCGAAGCCCTGCCCGGACTCGCATGACCGACATCCACGCGGTGTGCCTGGCGCTGCCCGGAGCATCGATGACGTTCCCGTTCGGCGAGGAGACGGCGGTGTTCAAGGTCGGCGGCAAGGTCTTCGCGATCACCGCTGCCGAGTCACCGACCCACGTCACCCTCAAGGCCGAGCCCGAGGAGGTGACCGGACTCGTCGACACGTACGACGCGGTGACCCGCGGCTATCACATGAACAAGAAGCACTGGATCACCGTGCAGGTCGGCGGCGCGCTGCCGCCCGGCCTCGTCGAGGAGCTGGTCGAGGACTCGTACGACCTGGTGGTCGACAACCTCCCCGCCCGCGACCGGCCCTAGAGCTCGGTCGCCTCCGCCGGCACCGGGGTGTCGCGCGTCCGCAGCGGGATCTCCTTGATCAGCAAGGCGAACACGAAGGCGATCGTCACGATCGGCAGCGCCGCGAGGAACACGTCGTGCAGCGAGTCGGCGAACGCCTCGATGACCTTGGACTGCAACGGCTGGGGCAGGGCGTGGATCGCCGAGGCGTCGTTCGTGTTGATCTTGGGCGCATCGCCGCCGGTGCCGACGGTCGCCGCGAGGTGATGCGTCAGCCGGGTGTTGAGCACCGCGCCGAAGATCGCCGCGCCGAACGCGCCACCGAGCGTACGGAAGAACGTGATCGTCGACGTCGCGATGCCCATGTGGCGGGGGTCGACCGAGTTCTGCACGATCACCGTGAGGAGCTGCATCGTCAGGCCGAGCCCGGCACCCAGGATGAACATGCCGAGGCCGATGCGCCAGTAGGGGCTGTCGGCGTCGGCGGTCGACAGCACCAGGAGGGCGACGAACACCACGACGGTGCTGGCGATCGGCAGCGGCCGGTAGCGGCCGGTGCGGGTCACCCAGTTGCCCGACGGGATCGACGTGCAGAACAGGCCGGTGACCATCGGCAGCATGCCCAGGCCCGACCTGGTCGGCGACATGCCCATGACGATCTGCAGGTAGAGCGGGACGAAGATGATCGCGCCGAACATCGACATGCCCATGACGACCGACATCGCGTTGGTCGTGCGGAAGATCGAGCCGCGGAACAGCTCCATCGGGATGATCGGCTCGGCGGCCCGCAGCTCGACCAGGATGAACAGCGCGGTCAGCACGATCGCACCGGCGAGCAGGCCGAGTCCGAGGCGCGAGCCCCAGCCGTGGTCCGGTCCGGCCCACGAGACGTACAGCAGCATCGAGGAGACGCCGCTGACCAGCACCGAGGCGCCGAGCCAGTCGATGACGTGCTCGCGGCGGGTGTGCGGCAGCTTCAGCGCGTACGAGGTGACGACGAGCGCGACGATGCCGATCGGCACGTTGAGCCAGAAGATCCAGCGCCAGCCGGGTCCGTCGGCGAGCCAGCCGCCGAGCAGCGGGCCGGCGACGCTCGAGGTGCCGAAGACGGCGCCCATGTAGCCCATGTAGCGGCCACGCTCGCGGGGCGGGATGACGTCGCCGATCGTCGCGAACGCGAGGGCCATCAGCCCGCCACCGCCGACGCCCTGCAGCGCACGGAAGCCGATGAGCTCCTCGATGTTGCGCGAGAAGCCGCACAGCAGGGAGCCGACCACGAACGTGACGATCGCGATCTGGAAGATCAGCCGGCGGCCGTAGAGGTCGGAGATCTTGCCCCACAGGGGAGTCGAGGAGGTCGACGCGAGGAGGTACGCCGTGACGACCCAGCTGAGCTTGTCGAGCCCGTTGAGGTCCGACGTGATGCGGGGGAGTGCGGTGCCCACGATGCTCTGGTCGAGCGCGGCGAGGAACATGCCGGTCATGAGGCCGCCGAGGATCACCAGGATCTGGCGGTGCGAGAGGTAGGTGGGTGTGACGGTTGCAGGTGTTGCGTCGGTCATGAAGTGGCTCCGAGTGAGGCAGTGAGGCGGGTCAGGTCGTGGCGCAGGCGTTCGCGGTCGGCGTCGTCCCAGTCCGCGAGGGCCGCAGTGAGGAAGGCGCGTCGTTGGTCGAAGGTCTTCTTGAGGGTGGCGGCCCCGGTGCTCGACAGGGCGATGATGCGGGCCCGCCCGTCGACCGGATCGGGCTCGCGCTCGATGAATCCGCGGTCACCGAGCTGCTGGACGTGGCGACTGACGGTCGAGGCGTCGAGCTGCATGACCTCGGCGATGTCGCCGAGCCGCATCGCGCCGCGGCACTTCAGCGTGTAGAGCAGCGCGGCCTGCGACGGGTCCACGCCGTCGCCGTCGATGCGCGAGCGGAACCGCCGGCCGACCGCCATCATCAGCTGCATGAGGGCGTCCTCAGCCGTCGCGCCGACCTCCGGGGTCTGTGTTTGCATGCTGCAACCATATATCAGGTTGTGTGGTGCAACCAAATGGTGGTGCTACTGGACCGCCGCAGGTCCGAGCAGGTCCCAACGGTTGCCGGCGAGGTCCTGGAACACCGCGACCCGTCCGTACGCCTCGTCGCGGGGCTCGCCCACGAACCTCACGTCGTGGGCCACCATCCGCTCGTACGCCTCGTCGAAGTCGTCGACGCGGAGGAAGAACCCGACGCGGCCGGCGAGCTGGTCGCCGACCACAGCTGCCTGGCGCTCGCCATCGGCACGGGCGAGGAGTATCGCGGTCTGGGCGCCCGGAGGGCGTACGACGACCCATCGCTTCTCGCGGCCGTCGTTCGTCAGGGACGGCGTGTCCTCGACGAGCTCGAACTGCAGGACGCGGACGAAGAAGTCGATCGCAGGGTCGTAGTCGTCGACGACGATCGTGAAGAGCTCGATGTGCACGGCGCGAGCCTAGGCCAGGGGGTCAGGTGCGCTGCCGGTAGCGCCGGTGCAGCTCGTGGACCTCCTCGTCGAGACCGGGCACCGGGCCGTCGACGGCGACGCCGGGCGCGACGTCCTGGATCGGGATCGCCCTGACGGGTGAGGGGCCGACGCCGAGGTCGCCGAGCCAGGCGCTGGTCTGGGCGGACGAGCTGGCGAAGACGATCCGGCCGAGGCCCACCCAGCCGTGCGCCGCGGCGCACATGGGGCAGTGCTCGCCCGACGTGTAGACCGTCGCGGCTGCACGCTGCTCGGCGTCCAGGTGACCGGCGGCCCACCGCGCGAGTGCGAATTCGGGATGCCGGGTCTGGTCGCGCTCGGAGGTCTCGCGGTTGCGGTCCTCGGCGAGCACCGTGCCGTCACCGCCCACGAGGACCGAGCCGAAGGGCTCGTCGCCGGCCTCGATGGCCTCGGCGGCGAGCTCGATGCAGCGTCGCAGGTGTCGCAGGTCGTCGTCATTCACCATGGGGTCGAACGTACCGCCGCCCCGGCGCAGCCACTACGTTGGAGAGGTGGATCTGAATGATGTGAGGGCCGCCCGCGAGCTACTCCAAGGAGTCACCGAGGTGACCCCCATGGCGCACTCGCGCTGGCTCAGCTCGCGGACGTCGACGCAGGTGTTCCTCAAGGCCGAGAACCTCCAGCGCACCGGCTCGTTCAAGATCCGCGGAGCGTACGTCCGCATCTCGCGGCTCAGCGAGGACGAGCGCGCCCGCGGCGTCGTCGCTGCGAGTGCCGGCAACCACGCACAGGGCGTCGCGCTCGCGGCGTCGCTGCTCGGCATCAAGGCCACGATCTTCATGCCGATCGGCGCGGCGCTGCCCAAGGTCGCGGCGACCGAGGGCTACGGCGCCGACATCCACTTCCACGGCACGGGCGTGACCGAGGCGCTGGTCGCCGCTCGCGAGTTCGCCGAGCGTACGGGTGCCGTGCTGATCCACCCCTTCGACCACGAGGACATCATCGCCGGCCAGGGCACGCTCGGGCTCGAGATCCTCGAGCAGCTGCCCGACGTCAAGACGATCCTGGTCCCGCTCGGTGGCGGGGGACTCGCGGCCGGGATCGCGCTGCTGCGCACCGAGCGGCCCGACCTGCGGATCGTCGGCGTGCAGGCCAAGGACGCCGCCGCCTATCCGCCGTCGCTCGCGGCCGGCAAGCCGGTCACGTCGCCGATGGGCATCACGATGGCCGACGGCATCTCGGTCGCGATGCCGGGAGACATCCCGTACGGGATCCTCGAGTCGCTGTGCCACGAGGTGCTGACGGTCAGCGAGGAGTCGATGAGCAGTGCGCTCATCTCGTTGCTGGAGCGCGCCAAGCTGTTGGTCGAGCCCGCCGGCGCCGCTGCCGTGGCGGCGATCCTCGAGCAGCCGGACGCGTTCGAGGGGCCGGTCGTCGCGGTGCTGTCGGGCGGCAACATCGACGCCCTCGTGCTGCTCGACGTCATCCGTCACGGCCTGGCGGCGGCGGGTCGGTTCCTGCTGTTCCGCGCCCGCATCTCCGACCGGCCCGGCGAGCTGATGCGCCTGCTCACCGATCTCGCCGAGATGCAGGTCAACGTGCTCAACGTCAACCATGACCGGGCCTCCGAGACGTTGGGCGTCGGCCAGGTCGACGTCGACGTCCAGGTCGCGACGCGCGGGCCCCAGCACCGCGCCGAGATCCACGACCGCCTGGTCGAGCTCGGCTACGAGCTCGTCTGAACCCACGACCGCTTGACACTCGAAAGGCGACCTCTGTGCGTACCTTCGACCTGCCGGCCACCCCGATCGCTGCCGCGATCCTCACGACGTCGCGCGACAGCCAGGACGTGTCGCTGTTCAACCACAGCATGCGCAGCTATTGGCATGCCCGCTCGTACGCCGAGTCCGCGGGGCTCCTGGATCAGGCGCCGGAGATCCTCATCTTCGCGGCGACGCTGCTGCACGAGCTGGGCGCCAGTGCACTGGCCCCGGGTCGGGAGCGGTTCGAGATCGAGGGTGCCGACATCGCCGCCGAGACCTTGCTCGGCCTGGGGGTGAGCGAGGGTGACACCGAGCAGGTGTGGGACGCGATCGCCCTGCACACCTCTGGCGGCCTGGCGGAGCGTCGCGGTGCCTTGCCGAGGGTCGTCCGGGCCGGGATCGTCGCCGACTTCGGCCGGGCCGAAGAACCGCAGCGGGAGCTCCAGGACGCCGTCCACGCGGAATGGCCCCGGCTGAACCTCGAGACGGTCCTGGTCGACCACATCATCGAACGGGTCAACGATTCGGCCGCAGCGCCGCGTTTTGGGATGGCCGGCGTCGTCATCCACGAGCGCGAGGTGCATGGCATCACCGGCATGGAGATCGCCGCCCGCGACCTCGGCTGGTGAGGCGGTGACCTGAGTCGAACCGGCAGGTCTCTCGTTCAACCTGAGTCACCGGCGCCGCGGCGTGGTTCGACCTGAGTCACCGGTCCTGCAGGGGCGGTGACCTGAGTCGAACCGGCAGCGCCCAGGTTCGACCACAGCCACCGGTTCTGGTCCGCGATTCGACCTAGGTCACCGGCACCGTCGCGACGTTCGACCTGAGTCACCGCTCCAGCGGCCACGGGGTCAGAACGGCTTGGCGTCGACGACCTCGACGGTGATGTTCTTGCCGTTGGGCGCTTCGTAGGTCGCCTCGTCGCCCTTGTGCTTGCCGAGGATCGCGGCACCGAGCGGCGAGGTCGGCGAGTAGACGTCGATGTCGACGCTCGAGTCCATGCTGAGCAGCTCGCGCGAGCCGAGCAGGAACTGCTCGGTGTCGGTGTCGCCCTTGAAGCGGATCGTGACGATCATGCCGGCCTCGACCAGGCCGTCGTCGGCAGGCTTGTCGCCGACCTCGGCACGCCGCAGCATGTCCTCGAGCTGGCGGATGCGGGCCTCGGTCTTGCCCTGCTCCTCGCGTGCGGCGTGGTAGCCGCCGTTCTCCTTGAGGTCACCCTCGTCGCGGGCAGCGGCGATCTTGGCCGTGATGTCGGCGCGTACGTCGCCCTTCAGGTGCTCCAGCTCCTGCTGCAGACGCGCGTAAGCCTCCTGGGTCACCCAGATGGTGTCGGTCTCTGTGGGCTGAGTCATGTGAGCGCTCCTCTACGTGCTGCACCCCAGGCGTACGCCCGGGGTGAACCTCCAACGTTAGCACTCAACCGCGAGGTTCACATGTCTTCAGGACGCCGGTGACGGCCTTTCGCTCGGTCTGCACATCGATCGTGATGCGAGTCTTTTCGGCCTTGCCGGCGGCGACGTCGACGGTCTTCTCGCCGACGATCGAGTGGTCGGCCGCCTGGGCGTAGACGGTGCAGCGCACGGCGAGGGGATCGGGGCGGATCACGTCGACCTTGAGGGTCACCAGGTGGTCGCTCTTGACGTCGTATCCCCAGAGGCGGCCCTTGACCGGCTCGTCCTGGAAGCCCACCCACGCCGCGAACGAGACGCCGATCGCGATGCCGATCGCCGCGATGGCGGGCCAGAACCACCGGGGTCGGGTCCGGGTGCCATAGCGGGAGCTGAGGTCGGTCACGCCTGCCATTGTCTCAGGAGCCGAACATCTGCTTCCGTACGGCCTTGTCGAACGTGCGGAACGGCAGCACGTTCGACGCGGTGGCGATCATCTTGGCCTCGGTGCCGACGAGGTACTCCGCCTTGGCCCGCCGCGCGAACACCGCGTGGTGCGCCGCCTCGGCGACCTTCGACGCGGGGATGCCACTGTGCCGGGCGTCCGCCGAGATCGACCGCATCGCCGTGATCGCCTCGCCGTAGAGCTCGAGCGCCTTGGCCGGCAGCTTGCCCTCGATCTCGTCGATGTCGGCGCCGGCCTTGTCCCAGATCGGGGTCGACACCGTCGCGGGGGCGAGCACCGAGACGCCGATGCCCCACGGCTTGAGCTCACGGCGCAGGGACTCGGCCATGCCGTTGAGGGCGTGCTTCGACGCGGCGTAGGGCCCGATGAACGGCGCGGCGACGCGTCCGCCGATCGAGCTGGTGAACACGATGCGACCCTTGCCGTGCTCGCGCAGCAGCGGCAGGAAGGCCTGGGTCACGGCGAGCTGGCCGACGACGTTGACCTCGAGCTGGCGGCGCAGGTCGTCGAGGTCGAGGAACTCCAGTGGGCCACCGACCGCGATGCCGGCGTTGTTGACGATGCCGCGCAGGCGGGTGTCTGGCCCCAGCGCTCCGCGGACGAGGTCGGCGGCGTCGAGGGCTTCCTGGGCCGACGTGACGTCGAGCCGTACGGGCGTGACGAGCGCGTGCTCGTCGACCGTGGTCAGGTCGCGCACCGCGGCGAACACACGGATGCCGTTGGCGGCGAAGTTGTCGACCATGGCCTTGCCGATCCCGGTCGAGGCGCCGGTCACGATCACGGCATCGGGAGTTGTCATTCCGTGAGTATGGCGGATGGAACAACCCGGGCTGCACACGATGTTGGAGACAGTGCGAGGATTTTGCTCGAGCCTTCGAAGGAGAACCGTGGTCGACCAGCTGCGCCTCATGCACGTACACGCCCATCCAGACGACGAGTCGAGCAAGGGAGCGGCGTCGACGGCGAAGTACGTCGCCGAGGGCGTCGACGTCCACGTCGCCACGTGCACGGGCGGTGAGCGCGGCTCGATCCTCAACCCCGGTTTCGAGCACCCCGGCATCGTCGACAACCCGGAGCTGATCACGGAGATCCGCCGCGAGGAGATGGAGCGCGCCCGCGAGATCCTCGGCGTCAAGCAGGACTGGCTCGGCTTCGTCGACTCCGGCTGGCCCGAGGGCGACCCGAAGCCGCCGCTGCCCGAGGGCTGCTTCGCTCTCGTGCCGATCGAGGAGGCCGCAGAGCCGCTCGTACGCCTGATCCGTTCGTTCAGGCCGCACGTCCTCACGACGTACGACGAGAACGGCGGCTACCCGCACCCCGACCACATCAAGTGCCACGAGATCAGCGTCTACGCGTACGAGGCGGCCGCCGACCCTGACCGCTATCCCGACGCCGGCGAGCCGTGGCAGGTGTCCAAGCTCTACTACCACCTGGGCTGGAGCTGGAAGCGCATGGAGGCGATCGCCAACGCGATGGTGGCCCATGGGCTCGAGAACCCCTACGAGGACCGCTTCAAGGACTGGGAGCGCAAGCCCGAGGACGAGGCACGCCTGACGACCCGCGTCGAGTGCGCCGACTACTTCGGCGTCCGCGACCAGGCGCTGCTGGCCCATGCCACGCAGATCGACCCCAACGGCTTCTGGTTCGCGATCCCGCACGAGATCCAGGCCGAGGCGTGGCCGACCGAGGACTACCAGCTCGTCGACTCCAAGGTCGAGACGAGCGTCCCCGAGGACGACCTGTTCGCCGGGCTGCGCGAGACGGACGCTTCGCTGCCCTAGGCGCATGAACCTCACGGTCGTCATCGCCCTGCTCGCCAACGCGCTCGTCGCGTTGGCGAAGTCGGCCGCGGCGATGTTCACCGGCTCGGCGTCGATGGTCGCCGAGGCGGCGCACTCGTGGGCCGATGCCGGCAACGAGGTGTTCCTGCTTGTCGCCGACCGGCGGTCGCAGCGCCGCCCGGACCACTCGCACCCGCTGGGCTACGGCCGTGAGGCGTACGTCTGGTCGATGTTCGCGGCGCTCGGCCTGTTCGTCGCCGGCGCCGCGGTGTCGATCACCCACGGTGTCCAGGAGCTCATCGACCCGGGCGAGGCGTCGGACTTCGTCGTCGCGTACGTCGTGCTGGGCATCGCGTTCGTGCTCGAAGGGGTGTCGTTCGCGCAGGCGTTCCGGCAGGTCGGCCGCGAGGCGTCGACGATCGACCGCGAGCTGCTCCAGCACGCCCTGCAGACCTCCGACCCGACGCTGCGGGCGGTGTTCGCCGAGGACGCGGCCGCGCTGATCGGGATCCTCATCGCCGGGGCCGGCATCGCGCTGCACCAGGTCACCGGCTCGCCGACACCCGACGCGATCGGCTCGATCCTGGTCGGCGTCCTGCTCGCGGTCGTCGCGATCGTGCTGATCGACCGCAACCGCCGCTTCCTCGTCGGCATGGAGGCGTCGCCGATGCTCCTCGACGCCGCTCGGGCCCGGCTCGCGGCGATGGCCGGGGTGTCGAGCGTCGGCTACCTCCACATGGAGTTCGTCGGCCCGCGCCGGGTCTATCTCGTCGCGAGCGTCGACC harbors:
- a CDS encoding DUF4307 domain-containing protein produces the protein MTDLSSRYGTRTRPRWFWPAIAAIGIAIGVSFAAWVGFQDEPVKGRLWGYDVKSDHLVTLKVDVIRPDPLAVRCTVYAQAADHSIVGEKTVDVAAGKAEKTRITIDVQTERKAVTGVLKTCEPRG
- the mca gene encoding mycothiol conjugate amidase Mca, translating into MVDQLRLMHVHAHPDDESSKGAASTAKYVAEGVDVHVATCTGGERGSILNPGFEHPGIVDNPELITEIRREEMERAREILGVKQDWLGFVDSGWPEGDPKPPLPEGCFALVPIEEAAEPLVRLIRSFRPHVLTTYDENGGYPHPDHIKCHEISVYAYEAAADPDRYPDAGEPWQVSKLYYHLGWSWKRMEAIANAMVAHGLENPYEDRFKDWERKPEDEARLTTRVECADYFGVRDQALLAHATQIDPNGFWFAIPHEIQAEAWPTEDYQLVDSKVETSVPEDDLFAGLRETDASLP
- the greA gene encoding transcription elongation factor GreA; translation: MTQPTETDTIWVTQEAYARLQQELEHLKGDVRADITAKIAAARDEGDLKENGGYHAAREEQGKTEARIRQLEDMLRRAEVGDKPADDGLVEAGMIVTIRFKGDTDTEQFLLGSRELLSMDSSVDIDVYSPTSPLGAAILGKHKGDEATYEAPNGKNITVEVVDAKPF
- a CDS encoding SDR family NAD(P)-dependent oxidoreductase, with the protein product MTTPDAVIVTGASTGIGKAMVDNFAANGIRVFAAVRDLTTVDEHALVTPVRLDVTSAQEALDAADLVRGALGPDTRLRGIVNNAGIAVGGPLEFLDLDDLRRQLEVNVVGQLAVTQAFLPLLREHGKGRIVFTSSIGGRVAAPFIGPYAASKHALNGMAESLRRELKPWGIGVSVLAPATVSTPIWDKAGADIDEIEGKLPAKALELYGEAITAMRSISADARHSGIPASKVAEAAHHAVFARRAKAEYLVGTEAKMIATASNVLPFRTFDKAVRKQMFGS
- a CDS encoding HD domain-containing protein, producing the protein MRTFDLPATPIAAAILTTSRDSQDVSLFNHSMRSYWHARSYAESAGLLDQAPEILIFAATLLHELGASALAPGRERFEIEGADIAAETLLGLGVSEGDTEQVWDAIALHTSGGLAERRGALPRVVRAGIVADFGRAEEPQRELQDAVHAEWPRLNLETVLVDHIIERVNDSAAAPRFGMAGVVIHEREVHGITGMEIAARDLGW
- the ilvA gene encoding threonine ammonia-lyase, with the translated sequence MAHSRWLSSRTSTQVFLKAENLQRTGSFKIRGAYVRISRLSEDERARGVVAASAGNHAQGVALAASLLGIKATIFMPIGAALPKVAATEGYGADIHFHGTGVTEALVAAREFAERTGAVLIHPFDHEDIIAGQGTLGLEILEQLPDVKTILVPLGGGGLAAGIALLRTERPDLRIVGVQAKDAAAYPPSLAAGKPVTSPMGITMADGISVAMPGDIPYGILESLCHEVLTVSEESMSSALISLLERAKLLVEPAGAAAVAAILEQPDAFEGPVVAVLSGGNIDALVLLDVIRHGLAAAGRFLLFRARISDRPGELMRLLTDLAEMQVNVLNVNHDRASETLGVGQVDVDVQVATRGPQHRAEIHDRLVELGYELV
- a CDS encoding nucleoside deaminase gives rise to the protein MVNDDDLRHLRRCIELAAEAIEAGDEPFGSVLVGGDGTVLAEDRNRETSERDQTRHPEFALARWAAGHLDAEQRAAATVYTSGEHCPMCAAAHGWVGLGRIVFASSSAQTSAWLGDLGVGPSPVRAIPIQDVAPGVAVDGPVPGLDEEVHELHRRYRQRT
- a CDS encoding VOC family protein, with translation MHIELFTIVVDDYDPAIDFFVRVLQFELVEDTPSLTNDGREKRWVVVRPPGAQTAILLARADGERQAAVVGDQLAGRVGFFLRVDDFDEAYERMVAHDVRFVGEPRDEAYGRVAVFQDLAGNRWDLLGPAAVQ